One region of Herpetosiphon gulosus genomic DNA includes:
- a CDS encoding RNA polymerase sigma factor, whose protein sequence is MNTLANAALIPLLIAAKQADRGAFVQIYEHYRNALLRFFYAHCSSADLAEELSSELWLRVVEHLPHFNLPLEHADLAFTGWLFQIARHLLTDGYRQRQRQAYEPLNEATALANSDPTAISELHAIQASLVHALAALTPDQREVVYLRFFAHYTSAQVAACTGRTEYAVKSLQYRALHTLARSTELRQWYLGEKESLFKFSV, encoded by the coding sequence ATGAACACACTGGCTAATGCTGCACTGATTCCCCTGCTGATCGCTGCCAAACAAGCAGACCGAGGTGCGTTCGTCCAAATCTATGAGCATTATCGCAATGCCTTGCTACGTTTTTTCTATGCCCATTGCAGCAGTGCTGATCTGGCTGAGGAGTTGAGTAGCGAGCTATGGTTGCGAGTGGTGGAGCATCTACCACACTTCAATTTACCACTCGAGCATGCCGATTTGGCCTTTACTGGCTGGCTCTTTCAGATTGCGCGGCATCTGCTCACCGATGGTTATCGCCAACGCCAGCGTCAAGCCTATGAACCACTCAACGAGGCAACCGCGTTGGCCAACTCCGACCCAACCGCAATTAGCGAGTTGCACGCAATTCAAGCATCGTTAGTCCATGCCTTAGCGGCGCTCACGCCGGATCAACGCGAAGTGGTGTATTTGCGCTTTTTTGCTCACTACACCAGTGCCCAAGTCGCTGCCTGTACTGGCCGAACCGAATATGCGGTTAAATCGTTGCAATATCGCGCCTTACATACCCTCGCCCGTTCGACTGAGCTTCGGCAATGGTATCTTGGTGAAAAAGAGTCATTGTTTAAATTTAGCGTGTAA